A window of Candidatus Bathyarchaeota archaeon genomic DNA:
GAAACAGCCAAAGAAGCACTCGAACTTGGCGCAGACATACTCATCGTCGGCAGATACGTTACACAGAGCAGAGATGTGGAGCGTGCAGTCCGAGAGTTCCTTGAATTGACACCTGCCATGCGTGAAGACATCGACCTCTACAGAGTCCACACAGAATAAACCAAAATTGACGAGTCAGAAGCTCGCCACACCTTTTTCTTTTTTTATCTGTTTTTGATTGCCACGACTTTCAGGATAAGGAAAGCCAAAAAGAAAGCGGAAGCAGCAATCAAAAACGTTGAGAGATAGCTAAGTTGCGCTGATATGTAGGGTCCAAAGAATGCGCCGATGCCTGTGCCTAAACCGACCAAGCCATCGAATAATCCAGATTTACCCTCTGGGATAAGCTCCATGGATAGAGAAATCATCATGATGTAGTACATGCCAAACGCGAAGCCTAAGAAGATGAGGATGAGCCCAGTGGAGAGGGTGGGGAAAAAGGCAAATTCGATAACGCCGATCAAAGCTAAAATAAGTACACTGCGGAAGAGGACGAAACGGGGGAGTTGTTTGCGTAGATCCATCGAGCGTGCCTTGTTTCGAATCAACAGATACCCTGCAGTTGCGCCGATGGAGACCAGAATGTAGGAGATGTAAACCATGCTTTCTTGTCCATTGAAAATCTCTTTTAGGTAGACAGGGAGCGGCGTGAAAAAGAGGCTTGTGGCAAGTGCAAACACTACGATTGCTAGGGCGAAGCCTCTAAAGTTTTCCTGTTTAAGCGAACCCTTCCAGCGTAAGCTGTAGGATTCTATGCCGCGGTAGGCGAAGTCGATTTTTCTCTCAATGCCAACTAGGCGCCTCTCAAAAATCATCATGGGATCTGCGATTAACACAACCGACAGTATGAACGCAATCAGGCTTAGTATGCTACAGAGGTAGAGCGTGTAGGTTGCTAAAACCCCTGAACTCAAAGTAGCAGTAAAGCTAAACAACCCCAAACTAAACACTAACCCGATGACCAGCCCCAAGATGAAACCGACCTCGGTTAAGGCTTCGTAGAACCCATAAGACCTCTCCCACTCGTCTCGGCTGTAGTGCTCGGCTATGAGGACGTTTTTTGGTGCTTCATGAGAGACGTGCAGCACCTGCATGACGACGTAGAGGGCGACGAAGACAAGTATGTTTTGAGCTACTGGTAACGTCATAAGGAACAGAATTATGGCTGAAGAAGAGAAAGAGAGCAGTATGAAGGCTTTGTAGTGGCGGGTTGCGTCGCAGAGGTAACCCCACAGAAACGAGGCGGGAATGGAAGCAAAAACCGCTATCGAAGTCATGATACCTAATGCTACGAGTGGTCCGCCTAGGATGCTGGTGTCGTTAAAGGCGACTAGATATAGCGGTATGAAGACGCTTAACAGTCCGAACGCTATCTCGTGAAAGAAGAATCCAAGCCGCCACATGCGAACAGACCACCTCGAGGTAAAATTAAAACCTTCTCCCACAAAAAACAGGATGCCGTCGAACCACCTCGAGGCTCTTTAGCACCTAATTGCATAAAACTCCATGGAATATGATTAGAATCTGTTTTGGGCTAAATCCTTAATAGAGAGATATTCAACTTCTTACTGCGCTGGAGACAGATTCAATGGCAAAGTTCAAAGTCATAGTTTCCGACCCACAATCGGGAGCATCCAAAGTAGTAGAGCTCGAAGAAGCACGCGCAACACCCTTCATCGGCAGAAAAATCGGTGAAACCTTAGACGGCGCAGTAGTAGATTTACCAGCTCACAAAATCCAAGTAACAGGCGGCTCAGACAAAGACGGCGTACCCATGAGATCAAACGTCCATGGCGGTGGCCGCAGAGCAGTAGTTCTCAGTGGAGGAGCAGGTTTCAAATCCACAAGAAAAGGCGGCCGCAAACGCAAAACCGTCCGCGGAGAAATCATAACTGACGAAATCGTCCAAATTAACCTCAAAATCGTTGAACGCCCCGCGGGAGCAGCCCCAATACTGAAACCAGCAGCTAAAACTGAGCAGGCTGCACCTCAAGCCTAATTTTTTTCGCTTAGGGCATGCTCAAAACTTATAAACTCCATTAATTAATTCCTTTTACGATTCCAGAACTTATCTAAAAGAAGAAGAAAACTATGAGTAACCCATCTAAGGCTCCACTACCCAAACAGCCAGAAGTCAACATCGGCACCATAGGTCACGTTGACCACGGCAAAACAACACTTGTCCAGGCATTAACAGGCACTTGGGCTTCACGGCACAGTGAAGAACTCAAACGTGGCATCACTATAAAACTCGGCTACGCAGACATGCCCATATACAAATGCCCCAAATGCCCCGAACCCAAAAACTACACCATCCACCCCGTCTGCCAAAACTGCAACAGCCCAGCCGAATTCGTCCGCGCCATCAGCTTTGTTGACGCACCTGGACACGAAGCCTTAATGGCAACCATGCTCAGCGGCGCAGCCATCATGGACGGCGCCATCCTCGTTATCGCCGCAGATGAACCCTGCCCTCAACCCCAAACCCGAGAGCATCTTGCAGCGGCAGAAGTCAGCGGCATCAAAAACATGATTATAGTTCAAAACAAAATCGACATAGTTGACAATAAACGAGCCCTAGAAAGCTACAAGGAAATCAAAGCCTTCGTTAAAGGCACGGTGGCTGAAAACGCACCCATCATCCCAATCTCAGCTCAACGTATGATTAACATCGACGTCTTACTTGACGCCATACAAACCATCATCCCAACCCCTCACCGTGACCCAAACCTGCCACCGATGATGTACATCATCCGTTCTTTTGACACAAACAAACCAGGCACCACCATCGAAGGCTTAGAAGGCGGCATCATAGGCGGCACCATAGTGCAAGGCAAATTCTCGGTAGGCGACGAAATAGAAATCCGCCCCGGCATCATGGCAGAGCGAGAAGGCAAAACCGTCTACGACCCCCTCATAAGCGAAATCGTCAGTTTACATGCAGGCGACCAACAAGTCAAAGAAGCCACCTGCGGCGGACTCATCGGCGTCGGCACCCTACTCGATCCCTCCTACTCTAAAGCAGACGGCTTAACAGGTAGCATCGCAGGCAAAACAGGGCAACTGCCTCCAACCGTGACAGAAATCACCATGGAGACACATGTGCTTGAGCGTGCAGTGGGAACTAAAGAACTCCTCAAGGTAGAGAAAATCAACCCTGACGAAGCGCTGCTGCTTCACATTGGCGCGGCGGTTAACGTAGGAAAAGTCGTCAACATAAAGCAGAACACCATAAAAGTCAAGTTGACAAGACCCATCTGCGCATTGCCAGGTTCACGGGTTGCCATCAGCAGAAAAATCACTGCCCGATGGAGACTCATCGGATACGGACTCATAAAGTAGCTGGTTAGTCTCTCACTAACCCTTTCTTCTGCAAGAAATCGTGCGCTTTAAGCAGGATGTCTTTGGCGTTTTTGAAAGTTAACTTCTCCATCGTCTGCTTGTAGTCCAGCCAGATGTAACCGATGTGTTCAAACGAGATTTGGACCTCTTCAACGTTGGATTCGATTATGAAGAATACGACTTCTTTGTTTATGGTTTGGCCCTGTCGGCGGTAAAAGTAGTTGATGGATTCACGGAAACCGTCGATGAAGTGTGCGTCGGTTATGCCTGTTTCCTCCATCAATTCCCGTGTTACGGTTTGTTTTTCGGTTTCGTTGACTTCTTGGTTGCCTTTAACGAAGTCCCAGTGCCCCGCAGTGTAGTTTAACATGAGGTAGCGGGTTTTTTCTTGATTGTTAATGAATATAACTGCGCCACAAGATTTTTCGCGGAGCACTCTTGTTTTTCACCTATCTGCTTCAATTCATAAACTCTTAATATTTAAATTAATAGCAAAAGCCGCCAATTTAGCCGCCGCAGAAAACCTTTAAGCCCCCAAACAACCATAACCCCCACAAGGAGCCACATGCAGTGACGGCTTCACCCAAAAACCAACCCCTCAAAGTCATCTTGG
This region includes:
- a CDS encoding MFS transporter, with product MWRLGFFFHEIAFGLLSVFIPLYLVAFNDTSILGGPLVALGIMTSIAVFASIPASFLWGYLCDATRHYKAFILLSFSSSAIILFLMTLPVAQNILVFVALYVVMQVLHVSHEAPKNVLIAEHYSRDEWERSYGFYEALTEVGFILGLVIGLVFSLGLFSFTATLSSGVLATYTLYLCSILSLIAFILSVVLIADPMMIFERRLVGIERKIDFAYRGIESYSLRWKGSLKQENFRGFALAIVVFALATSLFFTPLPVYLKEIFNGQESMVYISYILVSIGATAGYLLIRNKARSMDLRKQLPRFVLFRSVLILALIGVIEFAFFPTLSTGLILIFLGFAFGMYYIMMISLSMELIPEGKSGLFDGLVGLGTGIGAFFGPYISAQLSYLSTFLIAASAFFLAFLILKVVAIKNR
- a CDS encoding translation initiation factor IF-2 subunit gamma gives rise to the protein MSNPSKAPLPKQPEVNIGTIGHVDHGKTTLVQALTGTWASRHSEELKRGITIKLGYADMPIYKCPKCPEPKNYTIHPVCQNCNSPAEFVRAISFVDAPGHEALMATMLSGAAIMDGAILVIAADEPCPQPQTREHLAAAEVSGIKNMIIVQNKIDIVDNKRALESYKEIKAFVKGTVAENAPIIPISAQRMINIDVLLDAIQTIIPTPHRDPNLPPMMYIIRSFDTNKPGTTIEGLEGGIIGGTIVQGKFSVGDEIEIRPGIMAEREGKTVYDPLISEIVSLHAGDQQVKEATCGGLIGVGTLLDPSYSKADGLTGSIAGKTGQLPPTVTEITMETHVLERAVGTKELLKVEKINPDEALLLHIGAAVNVGKVVNIKQNTIKVKLTRPICALPGSRVAISRKITARWRLIGYGLIK
- a CDS encoding NUDIX domain-containing protein → MLREKSCGAVIFINNQEKTRYLMLNYTAGHWDFVKGNQEVNETEKQTVTRELMEETGITDAHFIDGFRESINYFYRRQGQTINKEVVFFIIESNVEEVQISFEHIGYIWLDYKQTMEKLTFKNAKDILLKAHDFLQKKGLVRD
- a CDS encoding 30S ribosomal protein S6e — protein: MAKFKVIVSDPQSGASKVVELEEARATPFIGRKIGETLDGAVVDLPAHKIQVTGGSDKDGVPMRSNVHGGGRRAVVLSGGAGFKSTRKGGRKRKTVRGEIITDEIVQINLKIVERPAGAAPILKPAAKTEQAAPQA